In Paracoccus fistulariae, a single window of DNA contains:
- the hemF gene encoding oxygen-dependent coproporphyrinogen oxidase, with the protein MDDQRREAAIWFRELRDRITSSFEALEDRGPGDTAIGRFVVTPTERGEDGGGGLMSVMRGGRVFEKVGVNWSEVHGTLSPGAQKAMAARGVPGIEGDPRFWASGISLVAHMQNPHAPAVHMNTRMFWTPGAWWFGGGADLNPCIEYPEDTAHFHAELQEACDPFDSEYYPRFKAWADEYFFIPHRGRARGVGGIFFDDLNSGNWEADFAFTRAVGEAFLPAFLPLAEAHMDQPFSEADKDQQLIHRGLYAEYNLVYDRGTKFGLETGHNADAVLMSLPPLAKWV; encoded by the coding sequence TTGAGGCGCTGGAGGATCGCGGGCCGGGCGACACTGCCATCGGGCGGTTTGTCGTGACCCCGACCGAGCGTGGCGAAGATGGCGGGGGCGGGCTGATGTCCGTCATGCGCGGCGGGCGCGTCTTTGAAAAGGTCGGCGTCAACTGGTCCGAGGTCCACGGCACCCTGTCGCCCGGCGCGCAAAAGGCCATGGCCGCGCGCGGCGTTCCGGGGATCGAAGGCGATCCGCGTTTCTGGGCATCCGGGATCAGTCTGGTCGCGCATATGCAGAACCCGCATGCGCCGGCGGTTCACATGAACACCCGCATGTTCTGGACGCCCGGTGCCTGGTGGTTCGGCGGCGGTGCCGATCTGAATCCCTGCATCGAATATCCCGAGGATACCGCGCATTTCCATGCCGAGCTGCAAGAGGCCTGCGACCCCTTTGATTCAGAGTATTATCCTCGCTTCAAGGCCTGGGCGGATGAGTATTTCTTTATCCCGCATCGCGGGCGCGCGCGCGGTGTCGGTGGCATCTTCTTCGACGATCTGAACAGCGGCAACTGGGAGGCCGATTTCGCCTTTACCCGCGCGGTCGGCGAGGCGTTCCTGCCCGCCTTCCTGCCGCTGGCCGAAGCGCATATGGATCAGCCCTTCTCCGAGGCCGACAAGGATCAGCAGCTGATCCATCGCGGGCTTTATGCCGAATATAACCTTGTCTATGACCGCGGCACGAAATTCGGGCTTGAGACCGGTCATAATGCCGATGCCGTGCTGATGAGCCTGCCGCCACTGGCGAAATGGGTCTGA
- a CDS encoding DMT family transporter: protein MIWVAATVIAALAQTGRNAAQAGLTARVGTIGATAVRFLFGLPFAVIALALAAMFWQIPPPDLRAVGFAAMGAAAQIAATAFMLMTMRGQSFGVATALMKTEPVTLALIGALILAEPLGPARMGAILLATVGVVLSSGASWSRAGVMPVVNGVTAGALFGLSAIGFRGAILALPSGGFFLRALTVLSLTLAMQAAAMLIWLVWRDRAALRGIARDWKTSLAAGALGAFASLFWFIGFALTSAANVRTLALIEVVFAQILSGRVLRQKVRPVQILGMALIVIGVGWLLAVAAR from the coding sequence ATGATCTGGGTCGCCGCGACGGTCATTGCGGCGTTGGCCCAGACCGGGCGTAATGCCGCACAGGCGGGGCTGACCGCGCGGGTCGGCACCATCGGCGCGACCGCCGTGCGCTTTCTGTTCGGATTGCCATTTGCGGTGATCGCGCTGGCGCTGGCCGCGATGTTCTGGCAGATCCCGCCGCCCGATCTCCGGGCCGTCGGATTTGCGGCCATGGGCGCCGCCGCGCAGATTGCTGCGACGGCCTTCATGCTGATGACCATGCGCGGCCAAAGCTTTGGCGTCGCCACCGCGCTGATGAAGACAGAGCCTGTGACGCTGGCGCTGATCGGCGCGCTGATCCTGGCCGAACCGCTTGGCCCCGCGCGAATGGGCGCGATCCTGCTGGCGACGGTGGGGGTGGTGCTGTCCTCGGGCGCAAGCTGGTCGCGGGCGGGGGTCATGCCGGTCGTCAATGGCGTGACGGCCGGGGCGCTCTTCGGCCTGTCCGCCATCGGGTTTCGCGGCGCGATTCTGGCGCTGCCGTCGGGCGGGTTCTTCCTGCGCGCGCTGACCGTGCTGTCCCTGACGCTGGCGATGCAGGCGGCGGCGATGCTGATCTGGCTGGTCTGGCGCGACCGCGCGGCGCTGCGCGGCATCGCCCGCGACTGGAAAACCTCGCTGGCGGCGGGGGCGCTTGGCGCCTTTGCCTCGCTGTTCTGGTTCATCGGATTCGCGCTGACCTCGGCGGCGAATGTCCGCACGCTGGCGCTGATCGAGGTGGTGTTCGCGCAAATTCTGTCGGGGCGGGTCCTGCGGCAAAAGGTGCGGCCCGTACAGATCCTTGGCATGGCGCTGATCGTGATCGGCGTCGGCTGGCTTCTGGCCGTGGCCGCCCGCTAA
- the hemE gene encoding uroporphyrinogen decarboxylase yields the protein MMTKTLLRALAGEALPTPPIWMMRQAGRYLPEYRATRAKAGDFLSLCYNPELAAEVTLQPIRRFGFDAAILFADILLIPQALGADLWFVTGEGPRLSTITSATGVAALRPADAIHDKLSPIYETVRILSRELPAETALIGFAGAPWTVATYMIAGRGTPDQGPAHAFKQADRAAFSALIDRITEATILYLSAQIEAGAEVVKIFDSWAGSLKGADFDDFAVAPARRIIEALKQRHPDIPVIAFPREAGQRYIGFARATGADCVALDNSVAADWAAEHVQIDGCVQGNLAPQHMVTGGPDLVAEAQRITRAFRGRPHIFNLGHGITPDADPDNVAAMIEAVRSA from the coding sequence ATCATGACCAAAACCCTGCTCCGCGCGCTGGCCGGCGAGGCCCTGCCCACCCCCCCGATCTGGATGATGCGTCAGGCGGGGCGGTATCTGCCCGAATATCGCGCCACCCGTGCCAAGGCCGGCGACTTTTTGTCGCTGTGCTACAATCCCGAACTGGCGGCCGAGGTGACGCTGCAGCCGATCCGGCGCTTTGGCTTTGACGCGGCGATCCTGTTTGCCGATATCCTGCTGATCCCGCAGGCGCTTGGCGCCGATCTGTGGTTCGTGACCGGCGAGGGGCCAAGGCTGTCGACCATTACCAGCGCGACCGGGGTTGCCGCCCTGAGGCCCGCCGATGCGATCCATGACAAGCTGTCGCCGATCTATGAAACCGTGCGCATCCTGTCGCGCGAATTGCCCGCCGAAACGGCGCTGATCGGCTTTGCCGGCGCCCCCTGGACCGTGGCGACCTACATGATCGCGGGTCGGGGCACGCCGGATCAGGGTCCGGCCCATGCGTTCAAGCAGGCGGATCGAGCCGCCTTCAGCGCGCTGATCGACCGCATCACCGAGGCGACCATTCTTTACCTTTCGGCGCAGATCGAGGCCGGGGCCGAGGTCGTCAAGATCTTTGACAGCTGGGCGGGCAGCCTGAAGGGCGCCGATTTCGACGATTTCGCCGTGGCCCCGGCCCGCCGCATCATCGAGGCGTTGAAACAGCGGCATCCGGACATCCCCGTCATCGCTTTCCCGCGCGAAGCGGGTCAGCGCTATATCGGCTTTGCCCGTGCGACCGGGGCGGATTGTGTGGCGCTGGATAATTCGGTCGCGGCCGATTGGGCTGCTGAACATGTCCAGATCGACGGCTGCGTTCAGGGCAATCTTGCGCCGCAGCATATGGTCACGGGCGGCCCCGATCTGGTGGCAGAGGCGCAGCGGATCACCCGTGCGTTCCGCGGGCGCCCGCATATCTTCAACCTTGGCCACGGCATCACCCCGGACGCCGATCCCGACAACGTCGCCGCCATGATCGAGGCGGTGCGCAGCGCATGA
- a CDS encoding LysE family translocator, giving the protein MMTDLILALCAFAFVTSVTPGPNNMMLMASGANFGLRRTVPHMLGVSLGFGGMVWVLGLGFDRVIAANPALSQALTWISMVYMLWLAWKIATAAPPDSVGTQGRPMTFLQAAAFQWVNPKAWAMALGALSAYAAGVGGALVVALIFALVNLPTVAIWAMAGQGLRGFLASPGRLRLFNAVMAFLLIASMLPVLLD; this is encoded by the coding sequence ATGATGACGGACCTTATCCTGGCGCTTTGCGCCTTCGCCTTTGTCACCTCGGTCACGCCGGGGCCGAATAATATGATGCTGATGGCCTCGGGGGCGAATTTCGGTCTGCGCCGCACCGTACCGCATATGCTGGGCGTTTCGCTGGGCTTTGGGGGGATGGTATGGGTTCTGGGACTGGGCTTTGACCGGGTGATCGCGGCGAACCCGGCACTGTCGCAGGCGCTGACCTGGATCAGCATGGTCTATATGCTGTGGCTTGCCTGGAAGATCGCCACCGCCGCGCCGCCCGACAGCGTCGGAACACAGGGCAGGCCGATGACATTTCTGCAGGCGGCGGCTTTTCAATGGGTCAACCCCAAGGCCTGGGCCATGGCGCTTGGCGCGCTGTCGGCCTATGCGGCGGGGGTCGGCGGCGCATTGGTCGTGGCGCTGATCTTTGCGCTGGTGAACCTGCCAACGGTGGCGATCTGGGCGATGGCCGGGCAGGGGCTGCGCGGCTTTCTGGCCAGCCCGGGGCGGCTTCGCCTGTTCAATGCCGTCATGGCGTTTTTGCTGATTGCGTCAATGCTGCCCGTGCTGCTGGATTAG
- a CDS encoding Lrp/AsnC family transcriptional regulator: MTADDRINARILQELQRNARQPNTELAARVGLSPSACLRRVQELERRGIISGYRAIIAPDARNVGFVAYVTVGLSQHSNDAQRAFERACIAAPAVRECHNITGTVEYLLRVELTDLAAYKQFHADVLGAFPWIARITTHVVMSSPKDERA, encoded by the coding sequence ATGACGGCTGATGACAGAATTAACGCACGCATATTGCAAGAGCTGCAGCGGAATGCCCGCCAGCCCAATACCGAGCTTGCCGCGCGGGTCGGGCTGTCGCCCTCGGCCTGCCTGCGACGGGTGCAGGAGCTGGAGCGGCGCGGCATCATCAGCGGGTATCGTGCAATCATCGCACCAGACGCGCGCAATGTGGGCTTTGTCGCCTATGTCACGGTGGGTCTGTCGCAGCATTCCAACGATGCCCAGCGGGCCTTTGAACGCGCCTGCATCGCCGCGCCGGCCGTTCGGGAATGCCACAATATCACCGGCACGGTCGAATATCTGCTGCGGGTCGAACTGACCGATCTGGCAGCCTATAAACAGTTCCATGCCGATGTCCTGGGGGCATTCCCCTGGATCGCCAGGATCACCACCCATGTCGTCATGAGCAGCCCCAAGGATGAGCGGGCCTAG